TCCTCTCTTTGCCCCCTTCTTGTGGGGTTGGAACATAATCTACTCTCACGCTTTTTGGGGTGAAACACCCTCACTCCATACACCTGACTAGTTCTGCTGGCTGGTGTGTAGATGTTGGAATGAATCCAAGTTTCCATTCACTCTGTGTCCCTCCTTGGTCTCTGTTTTGCAGGGGTGGAGCAGGCCCTCATTCTCCTGTCATGCTGCAGTGTCCTATGTGGTGCTGCAGGGAGAAGGGTCCATGTAGAATCAGGTAACAAACCTGTAATGAATAGTGTTCAGCGAGCTAGTCATCTAGTGAAGAGAATTAGTCATTGTATAAATTATCTGTCCACATTCCCCAAATATTATAATCAATGACCAGTATTCATCATAGTAACTTTGGCACATATTCTCCCACCATTACTCATGCTGAGAAGTACTTTACTCTGCAAGGAGTTGCATCAGTTTCAATGGTACTATTGCTATGGTAAGATGCTCTTGAAGAAAAGCACTACTCACAGTGAAGAACGGTGGGAGACTTTGGCCATTTGTGAATATTTCCAAGGACTTGACTTCTCAAGATTGACAATTGACTAGGGTCATGATGCATCTTTCTGAAGGGTATAAGGAGTGGTTATGCTGCCTCTAAACTAACTCCTCTTTTGTTCAACACTCGCTCTCATGAATATTCTTTGATGTCAGAGAGTAATGGTACAGAACAAGTGGATTCACCTTAGGCTAATGCCCTCTTCAAACTGCTGTTCCTTCAAAGTACAAATAACAAAAGATTGAAAGGCAAGTTTATTCTTGGGGCAAGCACAACAACAGTCTAAGTCAATAGCAACAAGAGAACTATACACATGTTACAGAAGCAAGTACAATTCAGGAAAACTGCTTCAAAATACTCTTTAATAAAGACCCTAGAATACTGGTCCTTATTTCGGCTTGCTCTGTGAATTATTACCAGGAGACTCACAATCCCTCAGTCTCCCATGAGGTAGCGCCTACAAGATATTCACCTACATAGGCAAATCCCCAGTGACTGTCCATTTCTTCTCTGCTAAAAGGATTCCAGCCTTTTCAAAGGGCGTTCATGGAGTCCAAGGTTCTTTTTCACTCCCCTTCCATTACCCAATGAGTTAGGCCCAGATCTTGCACTCAGTGAAGCCAATGGTAAAACTCTGAGGGGGCAGGATGGGATCGTTAGAGCATGCTTTCTCCTAAACTCAGTTAACTTATCTCTGATCATCTGAAGTGAGCCTGATGCATCTGGCATAAGGAAACAAGACACCTGCATCTTGTTTCCTCCAGAGATGGTGTCAGGTCATCTTTCCAGCTCAGATGCAGACATATAGAGCCCTATGTGCTCTATGATATATAATTATTTACATAATTTTTTGAATACTATGACTTGGTGCTACTTGGTGGGCCCTATATGCCGATGGAGAAAGCTCTCTATCCTACTCTTATGGCATGGTACTCACTGCTGTTTTGCTGCCTGCAGTGATTCAGCCAGTTAAGCACACGTCTGTTTGCAGTTTATCACGTAAATAACAAACCACTCAGGTCAGCTCAGGCTTCCATACAAGAAGATCCAACTCTCATTTTCCCCAGATGATGAAAGCAACAACCCACAATATGCTTCATTGCTAAAGATACAGTCAAGGGATGTAGAGTGCCATTTaatggaggggggaaggggtaaATCTGAATGGTGCTGGGACCCCCTGAGCCATGTTTCAATGCCACTCACTCATATGTGGCCCAGTTGCATGGGCTGCATTTCCTGCCCACCACAAATAGCAAGACCCAGGGGATGGCTGtttcaaacctgagtggcactgtgaccttGAGCTTAATAGTGGTCAGGCCAGGGCTTGTGTGGCCACCCCCTATCTCTGTAGCATATGGCTTCAGGGATTTCTCTTTCAACCTTGGGATGCCTGTGTTTGTGTACAACAATATGTGTGCAGTTGTGCAATTATCACACTTGTGAATGCAGAGCACAATTAGACAAGCATTTAACTAGCTATTTTTGCATGTAAATTCCAATCTGAAAGTGCAGTAATTGTGTATCCTGGGCTTCTTAGGGCTTGAAAATCCAATCTTCAATATCCCCATCAAGAAACTCTCACCCATTCATTCAAGATTAATATGAGCAGATTTGATAGCTAGGACCAACTGTCCTGCTTTTTTATGTTGCCCTCCCTGGGGAAAGTAAAGCAGTGAGCTAGGTCACATACATATTATCTAAATTTTATATTACCCAGTGGCATATGGAGAGATGAGACTTGGCTGTGATTAGACATCGACTTCACAGATTTTGTCTTTGGTAACATGGACGATGCCTCCTGAAATTCCTGGCTTACAAAGTAATAACAAATGGCATCTAAGCAGCAGTTAGTGTTTGCTATGATTGAGGCCACGTGCAAGAATACATTACCTTTGTATATTACTGGGCAGCTGGTGCTGGTGGAATCCAGTATAAACCGAACAATGTGCCCAATGTTAACAGGTAAGAAACATATAATGAACACAGCCATGTTTGTAGAAACAATGTAGATCGCTTTCTGGATTTGTTTTTCCTCATGAggatttgttttcttctttctcacAAGCTTCTTAATGATTTGAATTGAACAAAAGCTCAAGATGATCAATGGtataaaaaatccccaaatagtAAAGGCTAATGCCACTTTGGACGGCTCCGTGGAAGACTTTTCAAAGCAAATCCCAGAGTTTTCTTTCTCTTCCAATTCTCCAGCTAAGCAAACAGAACTTATCGTTAGTAGCCACAGAAATCCACTGGTGACAGCTGCCTTGAAGGGGGACCTCAGAGTCATTGATTTTAGGGGGTACATTATTGCAATGTATCGATCAACAGCTGTGATGGTGATAATATAGATGCTTACATGCCGGTTTATAAAATATGAGGCTTCTAAAGCCAAGCACCTGTTATCTCGGGGCAGCATCTCGTTGTGGGAAAATGCTTTGAAGGGCAAAGTGAAAAGCAAACAACAGTCGGCAATCATTAAGTTGATCATGTACACTCTGGTTTCTGTCCATTTAGACAGTTTACAGCAAAACACCCAGAAAGCCAGAGCATTAAATAGGATTCCAAAAAGGAAAACTGGGATGTATATTATCAGCTGTATGAGATGAAAAGTTTGGGGCACTTGgatgctgctgttgctgttgcTGCAGTTCATTTCTGGGTTTGTTCTGATGCACAGTTACTGGAAAAGAAGATTTTAAATCAGAGAGATGAAATAGAGCAAAATCATGATGATTTATGAATTTATTTAGTGGTGCTGGTGCTTTGGAGACCTAAAATGAAGTTGAAGttagagtttacaatctaaaaactAGTCATTCTCCTAACGTATGAACTTAAATCTTAAACACTCCAGGAAGGATCGTGTGGAAGGTCTGTTTGCTGCTTCTCCCCAGGCTCTCTCTCATAGTCATCTTCTTCTTAATTAGTAAGTTCCTTGCTTATTTGGTGGAGGCACCCAGAGGCTCCACTAAGCGTTCTTTGCTGCTAAGCTCTGTAGCTACATGGAATGATGATATAGACTTTTTTGCCTTCTCTTTCATGCAGTAGGACTTGCCCGAATCATCGAATTCAGTCTCTGCCTCAGAAGCAGCACAGCAATCTGCCAAATAACAGGCACTTAGAGGATTCTGGTGGGTCTGTCAGTCAATGGTATGTGGAGCTGGACTCCCCCATGTCACTCTGCACCCACTCCTGAAGAAATACAGCTCTATGGAGGCTCTCAAAGCAGAGTTTTCCAAGGGAATAGAGTTCCCCCTACTAAATGGGCAGTGACTCTACCCACAACTTCTATGGATCTCCTAGGATCTCCAGGGGCCAGGACACTCCTGGCGGAGGACTGTTTTAAATCCTCCACTCCAAATACAGTCCTTAGGCAGCCATTGGAGCCACAGGGCTAGGGAACCCCAATCTGTCTTTGGTCCCAGAGACCCCTTTACAGGGGTGTTCCCAAAAAAGGAGGGGCATGCAAAACTTACGTAGTGCTTGATTCCCCATAAGATTGGGTGGGCCCTAGGGAGAGGAGATGTGTGATTCCCTACCCCAGTTGCACTTACAGCGCAGAAAGAAATAAGCACAGATCAAAATGAAAGGCAGACAAAGAAAAAACTGAACTGACCCCCAGACCAACCCACCAAATTAGTGAAAACTGAACAAGCACAGCAGCTAGTCTGAATGCTGCCTAGTCATTGTACAGGATCCAGAAAACTTCCAGCGTGAGCAGGCTCAAGTCTGCTTTCAATCAGTTTCCCTCTAGCTATTTTCTGATATCACTGAGGACAGTGAAAGTCATTATAACACAGTTAGTGAATGGGGAAGATAAAACCAAAGCAATGATAAAGAATGAAAAGTTACCTGTTCGTTCAAAATGACTAACAAATTGCAAGAGAGGCTTCAGGACTTACTTGAGTCAGATGTTCTAAGGTCTGTGCCGCAGCACACAACACAGAGACAGTAATGTGGCACTACTCTGTACGGTCGACACGAACAAAAACAGCCCAACACTACTACATTAGTAACacttccctcctcctctttcaTATAGTTTTCTGTGCATGTTACACATCCACCTTCCTGTCCAGATACATTGAGTCTGTTACTGCCCTCTGTTGTGTACCCAGCATTACACTTTTCAGCTCTAAGTATACTTGAATGCAGAGCTGAAATGTTCTGTTCCGTAATTAAACAAAAGCAGCGTTTATAGTTAAATTTGATGCCCTTAacttattttgtaatttttttcactaagcaaaatataaaaattgtatAATTCCAAGTTGTTGCTGCTAATGTCTCTTCTGTGACTGTGCCTGGCCCATACACAGGCTATATAACTTGCAAGGGTACTTTATGTCCGTGCCACCCACAAACCCATGAAAGAGCACGGCAGTCTGATGCCTTTTTACATCTGTACATAGCAGAGTTGGTTAAAAAAAAGCCAATTATTTTTTCCTGggccattttgaaaatattttgttttattgattttgaaaaaaattaatttgtttttttctaattttcaaatactgcttttggttaaaaaaaatgcaagtttCAGTaaaaatttttcactttttgtaaagaaaaaaaacagacaaaactcGAACCCTTTTTTTCTATACTGAAAGATTTTTGATCTTCAGGTTctggtttttcattttaaaaaataaatcctggAAAGTGTCAGCTGTATTGAAAATTTCTTGTTTAGCTCAAACAATCCTTTTTtagttggaaaaaaaattggatgaAGAAAAAGAGGCTGTCTAGTGCTAGTGTTTAACTGCGTTATAATAATACTGTGGACCCTCAGCGTTCTGaataccagagttacaaactgaccagtcaatcagTCACCTCATTTGGAAAAgcaagtacacaatcaggcagcagcagagccaaaaaaCCCCACGCCCCAaaccaaatacagtacagtactgtgttaaatgtaatctattaaaaaaataaagggaaagcatttttcttccacatagtaaaatttcaaacctGTATTAAGTCCATATTCAggtgtaaacttttgaaagaacaactatgctgttttgttcagagttacgacgATTTCAGTTACAAACAGTCTCCATGTCCAAGGTGTTTGTAagtctgaggttctgctgtattgGGCAGATCGGCCCCTCTGCTTTTTATTCTGGAGGCAGTGGAAAGCTTGGAAAAGCCTGGATATGGGTGGGTGGCACGGGAAGCTCAGCTAGAGGATCTTTCTGCAAACCTCAGTAGCAGTACCCACATAACATAAATCTGAACTTATTGTACTATAATAGGCTACTGCTGTGtacaccagccccccccccccatgatgtTGGTGCAGCTGGCAGAAGAGGGCACATGAAATCACAGTTCCTGAAGAAACCCTGCTGCTAAGGGAGAAACACAGGTTAGGTGGAGATTAGTGCTATGTTGTTATGGTAGAAAGAGGGAGGcaggttttgggttttgttttttttttaggggcGGATGGAGATGTTTATGGGACACCCAGGAGTCTCTGGTGCCCAGGGACaagcagcagtgctgcagctgtttGCTCTGACACAGGTGAAGGTGGGAGGGTCACTAGAGATGCTGTCAGAGCCAGCCAGGCAGCTGCATCCATGTTCCCCTGGCTTATGAGCTATCTGCATCTGGGTGTGCAGCCACAATTAGCACGTTAGTAGCCTGTCAGTATATGCTAATTAATTATCATCTATTAATGTGTCAGGGCCCAGGCTAAATGttgcgggggcagggagggggaaggtgtaTCAATACCATGCTACCGGGTGCAGGTGCAAAAAATATTCACCAATTTATTGAGTTCTTTGGTGATCCTAAAATGTTGCTGTTTGTGaaattttgtggggtttttttttttcacattgacACATGAAGTTTTGTAATGTCCTGTGGTTTGATGCAAAAATTGCTATTTACAGGACTAACATGAGCATTTTGAAGCTGAATTAAATACTCCTATATCTGAATGAAAACCCATGAAATTTCAGGGTTCTGATGGCCAATTTGTAGCAGTTGCACACTATGCAAAATTGCAATTTTTGAGCTGTTCTTTTCCCCAATTTTATTGTTTCCCAAAGCCCTAGTACTGCCAAATGAACTAAAGGGTGTTTGAGGGTTGGTTGTTTCTGCTAAAAGAGCAACAATGAAATAGTTCACACTGTTGATATTTAAACTGTCATCGCTCATTATATTTCAAAGGTAGCATAGCTGGGCTATTTTCCCAGTCGCTGTTTGCAGACTCCCTGAGACTGCATGGTAAAACTCTGACTTCAGAGTGAAATTTTGCTTTAGTAGGGACTTAATAAACACTACAGAGTTATATAATATCGCTGTTCTAACAGCCTGGCAGTCTGTTTCTCAATGCATTAAAAGAGTTTTGCAGGCTCAGAAAACTTAGAATTATTGCATCAACGGATGAGTTACAGAACTGTATGACTCAACATTGTTATGAAGGCTACTACTGATTATGTATGTATGGCCCACTTCTTAGCTCCTTCTCACTCCAGAGACAGTTGGCACAGATCTGAGAGAGAGTCTTTAGCAGTGGAAAGTTGGTGTGGAGGGTGGATTTGTAGTGTGAAAATTGTGGAATTATGTAGATAGCTAGCCCTAAAGTAATGTGAAAAAACTTGCAAGCAGATTCATGGGTTGCAAATATTTTGTGCACTGGAAACACATGAGAGACTGAATGATTATTTCACCACATAGTGGTTGGGATTTTACAGAGGAGACTGTGACTAGATATATATGAAAATTTAGTACTGCAATGTATGTAGCGGGACCTGAACCAAAACTTCAGAGCTGAACAGTCCTGAGCGTTTGAGGGAGTATGTGCCTTTAAGCAAAACCCAGACACAGATCCAAATTTCACAGCTGGACCCTATTAAAAAATACACTGCATATTTAGTGTGTTTAGACTCTGAATCCCACATTTTGAGCCTCTTTCTAGTGGCTTATAGTGTCACATTAGTACACCGGTATCTTTTGAGGAATTAATCAGTGAAGTGTGTTATCACTAAGGTAAGAAAAAATACACTCATCAGAGCTTAGGTCTGTACTGACTTATTGGATATACTGCTCTATGTTAAACATAACACTGGGGCACCACTTCCGCTCTAAGAAAGCTATGGGCATTTCCATGACTGAAGTCAATAATGCTATTCTGATAGGGCTTGATCTAAAATCACTTGATATCAgttgaaaaaaatggttttaagaCCATAAtttaatgtttgcaggattgggtgctTCAGGCTTCCTTGCAGTTTTTCCAGTTTCAgcttccctgctgctcctggcccccggccccagcaATGGCATGTTTCTGCCATCAGATGGCTTCATTATAAATCCAAGCACTGTTTATTTTTGCAAAGACGTTACAGCCAACTGTTGCACAGATTTACTGGAGATTGGCTTCCCCTTGCTGTCCAGGTACTTGTGACAAAGAGTTCCAGCAGATGTTTGTAGCATCCCTTGTACAAAATAGTCTGGCTTCTTGCCAAACATTGAGCTATTCTTAGCCAGAATGTCTCTGAAGGATCATGGAGAGGGTGTGGTGAGCTGTTATGATCATGAACACAAGCCACTGGACAGCTGTATAAAATGTAATTGCTGAAGATCTGACTTGACCTAACACACAGCCACCCACAGCTGCGACAAGGGGCCTGACTCTGAATGAGACTGTCATAACAGCTGAGAAGCAATAATACTATATGACTACATTCCCAGCATGGGAATCATGGAAGCAACATTCTTTTTTAGTAATCATGTGAAACAACTATAAGAATCCTCCCCCATTTCTGCACTCTCTGTAAGGTGTGCAGGGATTCGGGGAGAGCTCCTGTGGCCTCATTCGTTCACTCAGTTTCGTGCTCTTCACAATTCAGACACTTGAGTATCCAGATGTATAGGTATGGAGCTTCACAGAAACTCATTCAATGGCATGGTTTCCTATGTCCTCCAATCCCAATACTATCTGACTACCAACACTTAATTATGGGCTGGATGTTAACACCCTCACTCACCCTGAGTAGAGCCTTGTAGCTTAGTCTTGCTGGGCATGAGTAAACTTGCATACAGCTTGATTTGAGTGCAAGATTAAACTGTAAACAAGGCTGTGTCAGGCTGTGTGCTGGACCAGATGTTTTTGGGCTAGCTGAGATAAATAGGAATGGCCTGAACTGATCAGCTTGAAATGTGGTTAAAGTGAGATGTAAGCAATTGAGccttacatcagtggttctcaaagccggtcgcCGCTTGTTCAGgtaaagcccctggcgggccggccggtttgtttacctgccgtatCCACAGGTTTGggcaatcgtggctcccactggccatggttcgctgcttcaggccgggggggggggggggtgcgggaagggtggccagcacatcccttggcctgcgctgcttcccgcagcccctattggcttGGAGCGGCCAGTATGGACCATAGGTCCAGTATGGTGAGAAATTCTTTAAAAACTCTGTTCACTATACAAAATGGTCTCAGACCACAGGCATATCACATGCCTTGCTGACTCATAAGGTATATCCTCTAGTTCCTTTCAGTGGGTTCATTGTACATATGATGACCCTTGATAGGCCATTGAACAGGCTAGGCACTGCTGATACCAATCTGTCTTAACAAGCACAAgttttgaaatataaatatatcatACATATCTATAATTGagaatacaaaggtgatacaaacatataaacaaggttatcatacttggcaaattataacattttcgtAGATGTCTTACATGGAATAGCTGGTCAGATTCCTTGCGATTTTAGAATATTGGTATCAACAATACCAAAAAGTCTCTCCCATATGTCAGACacaattgtgggtttttttgtttttttttggtgacctgaagaagagcactgtgtaaAGCACTGTGAGCACTCTaaagcttctctctccctctctctcacacacatcaaTGGATGTTGGCCCAACCTCACCCCCTCCCTTATCTGGACCCAACAACACTGCATGAAATATCTAAAAGTGGCAGTTTCTCTTCCGTGGGCTTGCTCTCTCTGTACGTGTAATGTAAGTGTGTAATTGGGTCagcttttgtttaattttggCAAGACTCCATTCAGCATGTGTTGATTTTCCAGTGCTGAAATTCAATCCATTTAATGGTATTCCTTTATGTTTTAGATTTACTGTAGACAAGAGATTGggatattttacatttttatgttttccattgtcccttatattttaaatctaaaatatTATCCTATTATTTATTAgaattatggtagcacctagaggctacAACTGAGATCAGTGCCTCATTGTGTTTTAAGCAAGGTATACACACAGTCTCTGCCCATAAGTGCTGAAAATTTACTTCTCTTCCATTTCACCTTTACATCATTCCAGTCTTGCTTCTAGACACCAGATGCCAACTGTTAGCAGAAAATGACTTCTCCCAGTGGCGACCTCTGGCATTCTCAAAGTTCTGTTGCAGCCCTCCTGGAATGGAGTAGCCTTGTCCCCGACACTTCCTCT
Above is a window of Natator depressus isolate rNatDep1 chromosome 9, rNatDep2.hap1, whole genome shotgun sequence DNA encoding:
- the LOC141993637 gene encoding G-protein coupled receptor 35-like; its protein translation is MNCSNSNSSIQVPQTFHLIQLIIYIPVFLFGILFNALAFWVFCCKLSKWTETRVYMINLMIADCCLLFTLPFKAFSHNEMLPRDNRCLALEASYFINRHVSIYIITITAVDRYIAIMYPLKSMTLRSPFKAAVTSGFLWLLTISSVCLAGELEEKENSGICFEKSSTEPSKVALAFTIWGFFIPLIILSFCSIQIIKKLVRKKKTNPHEEKQIQKAIYIVSTNMAVFIICFLPVNIGHIVRFILDSTSTSCPVIYKGNVFLHVASIIANTNCCLDAICYYFVSQEFQEASSMLPKTKSVKSMSNHSQVSSLHMPLGNIKFR